In one window of Photorhabdus laumondii subsp. laumondii DNA:
- a CDS encoding HNH/ENDO VII family nuclease: MKRYLDLERQFTITKSSDVLIDLPWRIPTVSQCGLKLRVYQGNDLFDLNHIDDFGRTNIQRMKKGITPIGKDGLEINLHHVIQNEPGPMTEILSSTHSKYNHMLHMYSNQWDKT, translated from the coding sequence ATGAAACGCTATTTAGATTTAGAGAGGCAGTTCACAATCACCAAATCTTCCGATGTTCTTATTGATCTACCGTGGCGCATACCCACAGTAAGTCAGTGCGGATTGAAGCTTAGAGTTTACCAAGGAAATGATTTATTTGATCTCAATCATATTGATGACTTCGGAAGGACGAATATTCAACGAATGAAGAAAGGGATTACACCTATTGGTAAGGATGGCTTAGAAATAAACCTTCATCATGTCATTCAAAATGAACCTGGCCCAATGACTGAAATTTTAAGTAGTACCCATAGTAAATACAACCATATGCTTCATATGTATTCAAATCAATGGGATAAAACATAG